From Micromonospora carbonacea:
GCCAGCCCGGAAGCCTGCTGCATGTCCCGCACGTCGGCCTGCCCGGAGGGCAGCCGCACCTCGAAGTCGACGATCGCCGCCATGCCTCGCTCCTCCCGCTCGACGCGTTCCTCCGGCCTCGGCCCGGCCGCGCAGGGCGGCCCCCGGCCTCAACCCGACTGGCTGCTGCCCCCGTCGGCGAGGGCCCGGACGATCGCGCTCACGTCCTCGTCGCCGAGGCCGGTGGCGTGTGCCTCGGCCAGAGCGCGCCGGGCGGCCACGATCACCCCGTCGGGGCGGGCCCCGGCCGCCACGGCCAGGCGCAGGTCCTTCTCGGCGTGCCCCAACGAGAAGAGCGTCGGCTGGTGGGAGGCGGCCACCCGGGGCCGCATCACCCCGGCGATCGGGCCCAGCGTGGTGCGGCCGAGCGCGTCGAAGGCGGCCTCCCGGGCGATGCCCAGCCGGGCCGCCAGGCCCAGCGCCTCGCCGAGGAGCACGGCCGAGTTGATGGTGGCGACGTTGACCACGAGCTTGACGGCGGCCCCGTCGCCTAGGGGGCCGACGTGTTCCACGGTGCCCAGCGCGGACAGCGCCGGCGCGCAACGGGCCACGTCCTCCGCCGTCCCGCCGGCGAAGATGTGCAGCGCGCCGCTCTCCGCTTGGGGAACGCTGCCCAGCACCGGGGCGTCGACCAACGCCACCTCCGCGGGCAGCCGCTTGCGCAGCTCGGCGACCGCGTCCGGCCCGATGGTGGACATCTCGACCAGGGTCGCGCCCGGGTCGAGGACGAGCCCGTCGAGGAGGCCGAGCACCGCGTCGGGGTCGCTGAGCATCGTGACCACG
This genomic window contains:
- a CDS encoding NAD(P)-dependent oxidoreductase, encoding MQLRIAFLGLGRMGLPMAIRLARAGHDVAVWNRTAGRAAEAVAAGAHGAASAQEAVAGRPLVVTMLSDPDAVLGLLDGLVLDPGATLVEMSTIGPDAVAELRKRLPAEVALVDAPVLGSVPQAESGALHIFAGGTAEDVARCAPALSALGTVEHVGPLGDGAAVKLVVNVATINSAVLLGEALGLAARLGIAREAAFDALGRTTLGPIAGVMRPRVAASHQPTLFSLGHAEKDLRLAVAAGARPDGVIVAARRALAEAHATGLGDEDVSAIVRALADGGSSQSG